A window of Dietzia sp. ANT_WB102 genomic DNA:
CCACCACCCAACAGCCCCCACAACCACAAGCTCCGCGCCGGCACGCACCCAGCGGTCCGTGCTTCACCGATTGGTGGGGACTCGTTCAATCTCACCGCCGAGCGCCCGCACGTTGCCCACGAAGTCGGAGTAACCGCGATCTATGTGGAAGATTTCGCAGACCTCGGTCACGTCGTCTGCGCACATGCCCGCCAACACAAGACCTGCGCCAGCGCGGATATCGCTTGCCCAGACGGTCGCCGAGTCCAAGCGTTCCCGGCCGACGATCTTGGCGTGGTGCCCGTCCGTCTCCGCATTCACACCCATGCGCACCATCTCCTCCACGAACCGGAAGCGCGCCTCGAAGAGGTTCTCTGTCACCACCGACATCCCTTGGGAGACCGAGGCGAGCGCGATCGCCATCGGCTGGAGGTCCGTGGGGAATCCGGGGAAGGGCAGGGTCCGGATGTCGCGGGCCCGCGGGCGGCCGTCCTGGGAGATACGGATCCAGTCGGGACCGGTCTCCACGTGTGCGCCCACTGCGCGCAAATTCTCCAGCACCACGTGAATGAACATGGGGTCGATTCCGGTGACGGTGACGTCGCCCCGGGTCATGACGGCCCCCATGGCCCAGGTGGCGGCGACGATCCGGTCCCCGATGACCCGGTGACTGACCGGGGTCAGTCCGTCTACGCCGCGGATGGTGATCGTGCTCGTTCCGGCACCGCTGATTTGCGCACCCATCTCATTGAGCAGGTCGCAGATGTCCACAATCTCCGGCTCGCGGGCTGCATTCTTTAGGACCGAGGTGCCCTCCGCCAGCACGGCTGCGGTCACGAACGTCTCGGTGGCGCCGACCGACGGGAAGCTCAGCTCGTAGTCCGCCCCCCTGAGTTCGGTGGCCTCGGCGACCAACCGGCCGTGGTCCATGTGGGTGCGCGCGCCGAGCCGGTTGAGTCCGTTCTGGTGCCAGTTGAGTGGGCGGCTACCGATGGCATCGCCACCGGGCATGGCGAGGACCGCACGGTGGTGGCGTCCGACCAGTGGACCGAGGATGCACACGGATGCGCGCAGACGCTGTGCCGCCTTGTCATCGGCCACGTGCCCCAACTCGGCTGGAGTGTCGATCACGACGGTATCGCCGGAGATCTCGACCGTGCACCCGAGATGGCGCAGGACATCGGCCATCGCCGGCACATCGGAGATGGCCGGGCAGTTGGTCAGAGTCGTCCGCCCCTCGGCCATGAGTGCCACGGCCATCAGCTTCAGCACGCTGTTCTTGGCACCGGCAACGGAGATCTCGCCTGACAGTCGGGTGCCGCCTCGGACGAGGAAGCTCTCCTCGCGGGATGTGGGATTAGCGCTCACGGTCCCACCCTAGGTGAGACGGGGGAAGGATCCGAGGAACGGCGGCCCTCCGCAGCGTAGGTTGGCTGTTATGGCTGTTCATCTGACCAAGATCTATACCCGGACCGGCGACGACGGGTCCACGGGCCTGTCGGATTTCTCGCGCGTCAGCAAGAACGACCCGCGGCTGGTCGCGTATGCGGACTGCGACGAGGCCAACGCCGCGATCGGCGTGGCCGTGACCCTCGGCGGGTTGGACGACCGTGTCGTCGCTGTTCTGCGGACCGTGCAGAACGACCTGTTCGATGCCGGAGCCGACCTGTCTACGCCGGTGGTCGAGAATCCGAAGTACCCGCCCCTACGGATCGAGCAGTCCTACATCGACCGGCTCGAGGGCTGGATCGACGAGTTCAACGCCGAGGTACCGGACCTCACATCGTTCATCCTGCCCGGCGGGACACCTGGGGGCGCGTACCTTCACG
This region includes:
- a CDS encoding cob(I)yrinic acid a,c-diamide adenosyltransferase, which codes for MAVHLTKIYTRTGDDGSTGLSDFSRVSKNDPRLVAYADCDEANAAIGVAVTLGGLDDRVVAVLRTVQNDLFDAGADLSTPVVENPKYPPLRIEQSYIDRLEGWIDEFNAEVPDLTSFILPGGTPGGAYLHVARTVTRRAERSAWAAVESNSETTSVLPAKYLNRLSDLLFVLGRVANPEGDVLWVPGGERG
- the murA gene encoding UDP-N-acetylglucosamine 1-carboxyvinyltransferase; this translates as MSANPTSREESFLVRGGTRLSGEISVAGAKNSVLKLMAVALMAEGRTTLTNCPAISDVPAMADVLRHLGCTVEISGDTVVIDTPAELGHVADDKAAQRLRASVCILGPLVGRHHRAVLAMPGGDAIGSRPLNWHQNGLNRLGARTHMDHGRLVAEATELRGADYELSFPSVGATETFVTAAVLAEGTSVLKNAAREPEIVDICDLLNEMGAQISGAGTSTITIRGVDGLTPVSHRVIGDRIVAATWAMGAVMTRGDVTVTGIDPMFIHVVLENLRAVGAHVETGPDWIRISQDGRPRARDIRTLPFPGFPTDLQPMAIALASVSQGMSVVTENLFEARFRFVEEMVRMGVNAETDGHHAKIVGRERLDSATVWASDIRAGAGLVLAGMCADDVTEVCEIFHIDRGYSDFVGNVRALGGEIERVPTNR